A region from the Bactrocera dorsalis isolate Fly_Bdor chromosome 1, ASM2337382v1, whole genome shotgun sequence genome encodes:
- the LOC105232373 gene encoding uncharacterized protein LOC105232373, with protein sequence MAKCYSSFAATAFLMFIVLQQCSLLAPVSSAAAESTSSTLLEKLAPDHVYFPDEIMAKRVEYDDFLDPISGEDEDEESYEVADYAVVSSEEEEDLSTANDTVIGYVLFPSPVEYVSH encoded by the exons ATGGCAAAATGTTACAGCAGCTTTGCAGCAACCGCTTTTTTAATG TTCATCGTATTACAGCAGTGCTCGCTGCTTGCGCCGGTGAGCAGTGCTGCTGCTGAGTCAACAAGTTCAACGCTTTTGGAAAAATTAGCACCAGATCATGTATACTTTCCCGATGAAATTATGGCGAAGCGAGTTGAATATGACGACTTCTTAGATCCAATTTCGGGTGAGGATGAAGATGAAGAGTCTTACGAAGTTGCGGACTATGCTGTAGTTTCCTCAGAGGAGGAGGAGGATTTATCTACTGCAAATGACACTGTTATCGGTTATGTGTTGTTTCCTTCACCCGTAGAGTATGTTTCTCACTGA